The Mesorhizobium sp. NBSH29 genome has a segment encoding these proteins:
- the rpsC gene encoding 30S ribosomal protein S3 — protein MGQKINPIGFRLGINRTWDSRWYANTGEYGKLLHEDIKIREYLQKELKQAAVSKIVIERPHKKCRVTIHAARPGLIIGKKGADIEKLRKKLMEMTKSETHLNIVEVRKPEIDATLVAQSIAQQLERRVAFRRAMKRAVQSAMRLGAEGIRINCGGRLGGAEIARMEWYREGRVPLHTLRADVDYGTAEAQTAYGICGVKVWVFKGEILEHDPMASERRASEGDHSHSGERNERGRRRENA, from the coding sequence ATGGGTCAGAAAATCAATCCGATCGGTTTTCGCCTCGGCATCAACCGCACCTGGGATTCCCGCTGGTATGCGAATACCGGTGAATACGGCAAGCTTTTGCACGAAGACATCAAGATCCGCGAATATCTTCAGAAGGAACTGAAGCAGGCTGCGGTTTCCAAGATTGTCATCGAGCGCCCGCACAAAAAGTGCCGCGTGACCATTCACGCAGCGCGCCCTGGCCTGATCATCGGCAAAAAGGGTGCGGACATCGAAAAGCTTCGCAAGAAGCTGATGGAGATGACCAAGTCGGAAACGCACCTCAACATCGTTGAAGTGCGCAAGCCCGAGATCGACGCGACGCTGGTCGCCCAGTCGATCGCCCAGCAGCTCGAGCGCCGTGTGGCTTTCCGCCGTGCGATGAAGCGTGCGGTGCAGTCGGCGATGCGTCTCGGCGCAGAAGGCATCCGCATCAATTGCGGTGGACGTCTGGGCGGTGCGGAAATCGCGCGGATGGAATGGTATCGCGAAGGCCGGGTGCCATTGCACACGCTGCGTGCCGATGTTGATTACGGCACTGCGGAAGCGCAGACCGCGTATGGTATTTGCGGCGTGAAGGTCTGGGTGTTTAAAGGCGAGATCCTTGAGCATGACCCGATGGCGTCGGAGCGTCGCGCATCGGAAGGCGATCACTCGCATTCTGGCGAACGTAACGAACGCGGTCGCCGCCGCGAGAACGCCTGA
- a CDS encoding transcriptional regulator: MNDNDERAVTIIVGRAWEKKGGESIGVHVMLIAPDDDSAVRMALESLAAEGYVEAELDQIGDMEGAPDEEPHVSAYQGALEGEVAIVTFDEPI; this comes from the coding sequence ATGAACGACAACGACGAACGCGCTGTAACCATTATTGTCGGCCGCGCCTGGGAGAAAAAAGGCGGTGAATCAATCGGCGTGCACGTCATGCTGATCGCCCCCGATGACGATTCGGCCGTGCGCATGGCACTCGAATCGCTGGCCGCCGAAGGTTATGTTGAGGCCGAGCTCGATCAGATCGGGGACATGGAAGGCGCACCCGACGAAGAGCCGCATGTGTCAGCCTATCAGGGTGCCCTCGAAGGCGAAGTGGCAATCGTCACTTTCGACGAACCGATCTGA
- the rpsL gene encoding 30S ribosomal protein S12 → MPTVNQLIRKPRTAPVKRNKVPAMQQNPQKRGVCTRVYTTTPKKPNSALRKVAKIRLTNGFEVIGYIPGEGHNLQEHSVVMIRGGRVKDLPGVRYHIIRGVLDTQGVKNRKQRRSKYGAKRPK, encoded by the coding sequence ATGCCTACCGTCAACCAGCTGATCCGCAAGCCGCGCACTGCGCCGGTGAAGCGCAACAAGGTCCCGGCAATGCAGCAGAACCCGCAGAAGCGGGGCGTTTGCACGCGCGTTTATACGACGACACCGAAGAAGCCGAACTCGGCGCTGCGTAAAGTGGCGAAGATTCGTCTGACCAACGGTTTTGAAGTGATCGGATACATTCCGGGCGAGGGTCATAACCTTCAGGAGCACTCCGTGGTGATGATCCGCGGCGGCCGTGTGAAGGATCTACCGGGCGTGCGTTACCACATCATCCGCGGCGTGCTCGACACGCAGGGTGTGAAGAACCGCAAGCAGCGCCGTTCGAAATACGGCGCCAAGCGTCCGAAGTAA
- the rplV gene encoding 50S ribosomal protein L22 codes for MGKAKAPRRLADNEARAVLRTIRVSPQKLNLVAALIRGKKVASALADLEFSRKRIAGTVRKTLESAIANAENNHDLDVDALIVAEAYVGKSIVMKRFHARGRGRASRIEKPFSHLTIVVREVEAKVEAA; via the coding sequence ATGGGCAAGGCCAAAGCTCCGCGCAGGCTTGCTGACAACGAGGCACGGGCGGTTCTCCGCACGATCCGCGTCAGCCCGCAGAAGCTGAACCTGGTTGCCGCGCTCATCCGCGGCAAGAAGGTAGCGAGTGCGCTCGCTGATCTGGAATTTTCGCGCAAGCGGATTGCCGGAACGGTGCGCAAGACACTCGAATCGGCTATCGCGAATGCCGAAAACAATCACGACCTTGATGTCGACGCACTGATCGTTGCCGAGGCCTATGTTGGCAAGTCGATTGTCATGAAGCGCTTCCATGCCCGTGGCCGTGGTCGCGCAAGCCGCATCGAGAAGCCCTTTTCGCACCTCACCATTGTGGTGCGCGAAGTGGAAGCAAAAGTGGAGGCTGCATAA
- the prfB gene encoding peptide chain release factor 2 (programmed frameshift) — protein sequence MRAETENLVEEIKQGITLLRRHFDWDQALKRLDYLNMRAEDGALWNDPIEAQKLMRERQGLEDGIKSVSGLGQALEDNIGLIELGEEEGDKSVVAEAEAAIRSMAGEVKARQIETLLSGEADSNDTYLEVHAGAGGTESQDWANMLLRMYTRWAERRRFKVEVLEIHDGEEAGIKSATLLIKGHNAYGWMKTESGVHRLVRISPYDSNARRHTSFASIWVYPVIDDSIEIDVSESDVRIDTYRSSGSGGQHVNTTDSAVRITHLATGIAVACQAERSQHKNKAKAWEMLRSRLYEEELKKREAAASATEASKSDIGWGHQIRSYVLQPYQLVKDLRTGVESTAPQDVLDGELDEFMEAALSQRIDGGAGQAVEDID from the exons ATGCGTGCAGAGACGGAAAATTTGGTCGAAGAAATCAAGCAGGGCATCACCCTGCTGAGGAGGCAT TTTGACTGGGATCAGGCGCTGAAGCGACTGGACTACCTTAATATGCGCGCCGAAGACGGTGCGCTTTGGAATGATCCGATCGAAGCCCAGAAGCTGATGCGTGAGCGGCAGGGACTGGAAGACGGGATCAAGTCTGTCAGCGGGCTAGGTCAGGCTCTTGAGGACAATATCGGGCTGATTGAGCTCGGCGAGGAAGAAGGCGACAAGTCTGTGGTCGCCGAAGCCGAAGCCGCGATCCGCTCGATGGCCGGTGAGGTCAAGGCGCGGCAGATCGAAACTCTGCTCTCCGGCGAAGCCGACAGCAACGACACCTACCTGGAAGTCCACGCCGGCGCCGGTGGCACCGAGAGCCAGGACTGGGCCAACATGTTGTTGCGTATGTATACGCGCTGGGCAGAACGCCGGCGCTTCAAGGTGGAGGTTCTGGAAATTCATGACGGCGAAGAAGCCGGCATAAAATCCGCGACGTTGCTGATCAAGGGCCATAACGCCTATGGCTGGATGAAGACAGAATCGGGTGTGCACCGGCTGGTGCGTATCTCACCGTATGACAGCAATGCGCGCCGACACACATCGTTCGCCTCGATCTGGGTCTATCCAGTCATTGATGACTCTATCGAGATCGACGTGTCGGAATCCGATGTGCGTATAGATACCTACCGGTCATCAGGCTCCGGTGGGCAGCACGTCAACACGACCGATTCCGCCGTGCGCATCACCCACCTGGCGACCGGCATAGCAGTCGCCTGTCAGGCCGAGCGCTCGCAGCACAAGAACAAGGCCAAGGCGTGGGAAATGCTGCGCTCGCGCCTCTATGAGGAAGAGCTGAAGAAGCGGGAAGCGGCCGCGAGTGCCACGGAAGCCTCCAAGAGCGATATCGGCTGGGGCCACCAGATCCGCTCCTACGTACTGCAGCCATACCAGTTGGTGAAAGATCTGCGCACTGGCGTGGAAAGCACCGCACCTCAAGATGTGCTGGACGGTGAACTCGACGAGTTCATGGAAGCAGCGCTGTCGCAGCGAATCGACGGTGGGGCAGGGCAGGCCGTTGAGGATATCGACTGA
- the fusA gene encoding elongation factor G, whose product MAREYKIEDYRNFGIMAHIDAGKTTTTERVLYYTGKSHKIGEVHDGAATMDWMEQEQERGITITSAATTTYWKGRDGQMRRFNIIDTPGHVDFTIEVERSLRVLDGAIALLDANAGVEPQTETVWRQADKYNVPRMIFCNKMDKIGADFYRSVEMIGSRLGAQAVVMQLPIGAETEFKGVVDLVEMNALVWRDESLGAAWDVVEIPADLQERAVEFREKMIEAAVEMDETALENYLEGKMPSNDEIRALIRKGTIAVKFFPMFCGSAFKNKGVQPLLDAVVEYLPSPLDVPAIKGVDAKTEAEIERHADDSEPLSMLAFKIMNDPFVGSLTFARIYSGKLTKGISLENTVKGKKERIGRMLQMHSNSREDIEEAFAGDIVALAGLKDTTTGDTLCDAAHPVILERMEFPEPVIQIAIEPKTKGDQEKMGLALHRLAAEDPSFRVKTDEESGQTIIAGMGELHLDILVDRMRREFKVEANIGAPQVAYRETITRAYEADYTHKKQTGGTGQFARVKIMFEPNPESSEFQFESKIVGGAVPKEYIPGVEKGINSVMTSGPFAGFPMIGVKATLIDGAFHDVDSSVLAFEIAGRACFRESATKLGVQLLEPIMKVEVVTPEDYVGNVIGDLNSRRGQIQGQETRGVAVVVNAMVPLANMFKYVDNLRSMSQGRAQYTMQFDHYEPVPTVVAQEVQKKYA is encoded by the coding sequence ATGGCCCGCGAATATAAAATCGAAGACTACCGTAACTTCGGCATCATGGCGCATATCGACGCCGGCAAGACGACGACGACTGAGCGCGTCCTGTATTACACGGGCAAGTCGCACAAGATTGGCGAAGTTCACGACGGCGCTGCCACCATGGACTGGATGGAGCAGGAGCAGGAACGTGGCATCACCATCACGTCTGCCGCCACAACGACCTACTGGAAGGGTCGTGACGGTCAGATGCGCCGCTTCAATATTATCGATACGCCCGGTCACGTTGACTTCACCATCGAAGTAGAGCGTTCGCTGCGCGTGCTTGATGGTGCTATCGCACTTCTCGATGCCAATGCCGGCGTTGAGCCGCAGACCGAGACTGTCTGGCGCCAGGCTGACAAGTACAACGTGCCGCGGATGATTTTCTGCAACAAGATGGACAAGATCGGCGCGGATTTTTACCGCTCGGTTGAAATGATCGGTTCGCGCCTCGGTGCGCAGGCTGTTGTTATGCAGCTGCCAATTGGCGCCGAGACCGAGTTCAAGGGTGTTGTCGACCTGGTTGAGATGAACGCGCTTGTATGGCGCGACGAGTCGCTCGGTGCGGCGTGGGATGTGGTTGAAATTCCTGCGGACCTGCAAGAGCGTGCCGTCGAATTCCGCGAGAAGATGATTGAAGCTGCCGTCGAAATGGACGAGACGGCTCTCGAGAACTACCTTGAAGGCAAGATGCCTTCGAATGACGAGATCCGCGCGCTGATCCGTAAGGGTACCATCGCGGTGAAATTTTTCCCGATGTTCTGCGGTTCTGCCTTCAAGAACAAGGGTGTACAGCCGCTTCTCGACGCAGTTGTCGAATACCTGCCTTCGCCGCTCGACGTTCCCGCCATCAAGGGTGTGGACGCGAAGACGGAAGCAGAGATCGAGCGTCATGCTGACGACAGCGAGCCGCTTTCGATGCTGGCGTTCAAGATCATGAACGATCCTTTCGTTGGCTCGCTCACCTTCGCCCGCATCTATTCGGGCAAGCTGACCAAGGGCATTTCTCTCGAAAACACCGTCAAGGGCAAGAAAGAGCGCATCGGCCGCATGTTGCAGATGCACTCCAACTCGCGTGAAGACATTGAAGAGGCTTTTGCTGGCGACATCGTTGCACTGGCTGGCCTAAAAGACACCACAACCGGCGACACGCTGTGTGATGCGGCGCATCCGGTTATTCTTGAGCGCATGGAATTCCCTGAGCCGGTCATTCAGATCGCGATCGAGCCAAAAACCAAAGGCGACCAGGAAAAGATGGGCCTTGCGCTGCATCGTCTTGCTGCTGAAGATCCTTCGTTCCGCGTCAAGACCGATGAAGAATCCGGCCAGACCATCATTGCCGGCATGGGCGAATTACATCTCGACATTCTGGTCGACCGCATGCGCCGTGAGTTCAAGGTTGAGGCTAATATCGGCGCGCCGCAGGTTGCCTATCGTGAGACGATCACGCGTGCCTACGAAGCGGATTACACTCACAAGAAGCAGACCGGTGGTACAGGCCAGTTTGCCCGCGTCAAGATCATGTTCGAGCCGAACCCGGAGAGCAGCGAGTTCCAGTTTGAATCGAAGATCGTGGGTGGTGCAGTTCCCAAGGAATACATTCCAGGCGTTGAAAAGGGCATTAACTCCGTCATGACGTCTGGTCCGTTCGCGGGCTTCCCGATGATCGGCGTCAAGGCGACGCTCATCGACGGTGCCTTCCATGATGTCGACTCGTCGGTTCTGGCGTTCGAAATCGCAGGTCGTGCCTGCTTCCGTGAATCGGCAACCAAGCTTGGTGTTCAGTTGCTCGAACCGATCATGAAGGTCGAAGTTGTGACGCCGGAAGATTATGTCGGCAACGTCATTGGCGATCTGAATTCACGTCGTGGTCAGATTCAGGGTCAGGAGACCCGTGGCGTGGCTGTGGTGGTGAACGCCATGGTGCCACTCGCCAACATGTTTAAATATGTCGACAATTTGCGCTCGATGTCACAGGGCCGCGCCCAGTACACGATGCAGTTTGATCACTACGAGCCAGTGCCGACGGTTGTCGCGCAGGAAGTTCAGAAGAAATACGCGTAG
- the rplC gene encoding 50S ribosomal protein L3 has protein sequence MRSGVIAKKVGMTRIYNDAGEHVPVTVLHMENCQVVAQRTQEKNGYTAVQLGVGFAKVKNTTKALRGHFATASVEPKAKVAEFRVSPDNLLDVGAEITADHFVPGQKVDVTGTTIGKGFQGVIKRHHFGGGRATHGNSVSHRTHGSTGQRQDPGKVFKGKKMAGHMGDVRVTTQNVEIVSTDIDRGLILVRGAVPGSKGAWILVRDAAKIALPAAAPKPAGMRAAPQKVEAAPAAEGAE, from the coding sequence ATGCGTTCAGGTGTTATTGCAAAGAAGGTGGGAATGACCCGCATCTATAATGATGCAGGCGAGCATGTTCCCGTTACTGTTCTCCACATGGAGAATTGCCAGGTTGTTGCCCAGCGCACGCAAGAGAAGAACGGCTACACAGCCGTCCAGCTCGGCGTGGGGTTTGCCAAAGTAAAGAATACAACGAAGGCTCTGCGCGGCCATTTCGCCACCGCTTCTGTGGAGCCGAAAGCGAAGGTCGCCGAGTTCCGCGTGTCGCCAGATAATCTTCTGGATGTCGGCGCCGAGATCACTGCTGACCACTTCGTTCCCGGCCAGAAAGTGGATGTCACCGGCACTACGATCGGTAAGGGTTTTCAGGGTGTTATCAAGCGTCACCATTTCGGTGGTGGCCGTGCGACCCACGGTAACTCGGTTTCTCACCGTACGCACGGTTCGACTGGCCAACGCCAGGATCCCGGTAAGGTGTTCAAGGGCAAGAAGATGGCCGGCCACATGGGCGACGTTCGCGTCACTACCCAGAATGTCGAGATCGTCTCTACAGATATCGATCGTGGCCTGATTTTGGTTCGTGGTGCGGTTCCCGGTTCGAAGGGTGCATGGATCCTGGTTCGTGATGCGGCCAAGATTGCTCTGCCTGCTGCTGCGCCGAAGCCAGCCGGCATGCGCGCTGCGCCGCAAAAAGTTGAAGCCGCTCCGGCTGCTGAAGGGGCTGAATGA
- the rpsG gene encoding 30S ribosomal protein S7 — MSRRHSAEKREINPDPKFGDLIVTKFMNAVMYDGKKSIAETIVYGALDQVQTKTKQEPVTIFHQALENVAPHVEVRSRRVGGATYQVPVDVRPERRQALAIRWLITAARNRNETTMVERLSGELMDAANNRGTAVKKREDTHKMAEANRAFAHYRW, encoded by the coding sequence ATGTCGCGACGTCATAGTGCAGAGAAGCGTGAGATCAACCCGGACCCAAAGTTCGGCGACCTGATTGTCACCAAATTCATGAACGCCGTCATGTATGACGGTAAGAAGTCGATCGCTGAAACGATCGTCTATGGCGCACTTGACCAGGTGCAGACCAAGACGAAGCAAGAGCCGGTAACGATTTTCCATCAGGCGCTTGAAAATGTTGCGCCGCATGTGGAAGTGCGTTCACGCCGCGTTGGTGGTGCTACGTATCAGGTGCCTGTTGATGTGCGTCCCGAGCGCCGTCAGGCTCTAGCGATCCGTTGGCTGATCACTGCTGCACGCAACCGCAACGAGACGACGATGGTCGAACGTTTGTCAGGCGAGTTGATGGATGCTGCAAACAACCGTGGCACGGCCGTGAAGAAGCGCGAAGACACCCACAAGATGGCGGAAGCCAACCGCGCATTCGCGCACTACCGCTGGTAG
- the rplB gene encoding 50S ribosomal protein L2: protein MALKKFNPITPSTRQLVLVDRSALYKGKPVKGLTEGLTKSGGRNNHGRITARFIGGGHKRSYRIIDFKRRKFDVQATVERIEYDPNRTAFIALIKYDDGELNYILAPQRLAPGDKVIAGQAVDVKPGNAMPLSSMPIGTIIHNVELKPGKGGQIARSAGGYAQLVGRDQGMAILRLNSGEQRVVSGQCIATVGAVSNPDHGNINLGKAGRRVWLGKRPHNRGVSMNPVDHPHGGGEGRTSGGRHPVSPWGKPTKGKKTRSNKATDKFILRSRHQRKS from the coding sequence ATGGCACTGAAAAAATTTAATCCGATAACGCCTTCCACGCGCCAGCTGGTGCTGGTTGACCGTTCGGCGCTCTATAAGGGCAAGCCTGTCAAAGGTTTGACCGAGGGCCTGACCAAGTCTGGCGGTCGTAACAATCACGGCCGCATCACGGCCCGCTTCATTGGCGGCGGTCACAAGCGTTCGTACCGTATCATCGACTTCAAGCGTCGCAAGTTCGACGTTCAGGCGACGGTGGAGCGGATCGAGTATGACCCCAACCGCACTGCGTTCATCGCGCTGATCAAGTATGATGATGGCGAGCTGAACTACATCTTGGCGCCGCAGCGTCTGGCTCCTGGCGACAAGGTTATTGCCGGCCAGGCGGTCGACGTGAAGCCGGGCAATGCGATGCCGCTGTCTTCGATGCCGATTGGTACGATCATCCACAATGTGGAGCTGAAGCCCGGCAAGGGTGGCCAGATTGCCCGTTCCGCAGGCGGTTACGCCCAGCTGGTTGGTCGCGATCAAGGCATGGCGATCCTGCGCCTCAATTCGGGTGAGCAGCGTGTCGTCAGCGGTCAGTGTATCGCAACCGTCGGCGCGGTTTCTAACCCGGACCACGGCAACATCAATCTTGGCAAGGCAGGCCGCAGGGTCTGGCTCGGCAAGCGCCCGCACAATCGCGGCGTCTCCATGAACCCGGTTGACCATCCACATGGTGGTGGTGAAGGCCGGACATCTGGTGGTCGTCATCCGGTGAGCCCATGGGGCAAGCCGACCAAGGGCAAGAAGACGCGGTCCAACAAGGCGACCGACAAGTTCATCCTGCGCTCGCGCCATCAGCGCAAGAGCTAA
- the rpsJ gene encoding 30S ribosomal protein S10: MNGQNIRIRLKAFDHRVLDASTREIVSTAKRTGANVRGPIPLPTRIEKFTVNRSPHIDKKSREQFEMRTHKRLLDIVDPTPQTVDALMKLDLAAGVDVEIKL, translated from the coding sequence ATGAACGGACAAAACATCCGCATCCGCCTGAAGGCGTTTGATCACCGCGTGCTTGACGCCTCGACTCGTGAAATCGTGTCGACCGCCAAGCGCACCGGAGCAAATGTACGCGGCCCTATTCCGCTGCCTACGCGGATTGAAAAATTCACGGTCAACCGGTCGCCTCACATCGACAAGAAGAGCCGTGAACAGTTCGAGATGCGTACGCACAAGCGGCTCCTCGATATTGTGGACCCGACCCCGCAGACTGTCGATGCTTTGATGAAGCTCGATCTGGCCGCAGGCGTCGACGTCGAGATCAAGCTCTAA
- a CDS encoding 50S ribosomal protein L23: MTDLRHYDVIVSPAITEKSTMASEQNQVVFNVAKKASKPEIKAAIEALFGVKVMAVNTLVRKGKVKRFRGTIGRQSDVKKAIVTLADGQSIDVATGL; this comes from the coding sequence ATGACCGACCTTCGACACTATGACGTGATCGTCAGCCCGGCCATTACAGAGAAATCGACCATGGCTTCGGAACAGAACCAGGTCGTCTTCAATGTCGCCAAGAAGGCGTCGAAGCCGGAGATCAAGGCTGCCATCGAAGCGCTGTTCGGCGTCAAGGTGATGGCTGTCAACACACTCGTCCGCAAGGGCAAGGTGAAGCGGTTCCGCGGCACTATCGGCCGTCAGAGCGACGTGAAAAAAGCGATTGTGACGCTGGCCGATGGCCAGTCGATCGACGTCGCCACGGGTCTCTGA
- the rplD gene encoding 50S ribosomal protein L4, which produces MDLKITTLAGKDAGKVTLSAEIFGLDPRDDILQRVVRWQLAKKQQGTHKAKGRAEIARTGAKMYKQKGTGRARHHSSRAPQFRGGGKAHGPVVRSHEHSLPKKVRALGLKHALSVKAKTSSLIVIDELALGEAKTKALIATFAKLGLTNALMIGGAELDANFKLAASNIPNIDVLPIQGINVYDILRRGTLVLSKAAVEALEERFK; this is translated from the coding sequence ATGGACCTCAAGATTACCACACTCGCGGGCAAAGATGCCGGCAAGGTGACGCTCTCCGCGGAGATCTTCGGCCTTGACCCGCGCGATGACATCCTGCAGCGCGTCGTGCGCTGGCAGCTTGCCAAGAAGCAACAGGGCACGCACAAGGCCAAGGGCCGCGCCGAAATCGCGCGTACCGGAGCCAAGATGTACAAGCAGAAAGGTACGGGCCGCGCTCGTCACCATTCGTCACGTGCTCCGCAGTTCCGCGGCGGCGGCAAGGCCCACGGGCCCGTCGTGCGCAGCCATGAGCATAGCCTTCCCAAGAAGGTTCGTGCGCTTGGTCTGAAGCATGCACTGTCGGTCAAGGCAAAGACATCAAGCCTGATCGTCATCGACGAGCTGGCGCTGGGCGAAGCCAAGACGAAGGCGCTGATCGCAACGTTTGCGAAGCTTGGCCTGACCAACGCCCTGATGATCGGCGGCGCCGAGCTTGATGCTAATTTCAAGCTGGCTGCCTCGAACATCCCAAATATTGACGTGCTGCCCATCCAGGGCATCAACGTCTATGACATTCTGCGCCGCGGCACGCTGGTCCTTTCGAAGGCCGCCGTCGAGGCTCTCGAGGAGCGCTTCAAATGA
- the rpsS gene encoding 30S ribosomal protein S19: MTRSIWKGPFIDGFLLKKAEKVREGGRNEVIKMWSRRSTVLPQFVGLTFGVYNGQKHIPVSINEDMVGHKFGEFAPTRTYYGHGADKKAKRK; the protein is encoded by the coding sequence GTGACCCGTTCAATTTGGAAAGGCCCATTCATCGACGGCTTCCTGCTCAAGAAGGCAGAAAAGGTTCGTGAAGGTGGACGCAACGAGGTGATCAAGATGTGGAGCCGTCGCTCTACAGTCCTGCCTCAGTTCGTCGGCCTCACCTTCGGTGTTTATAACGGCCAGAAGCATATCCCTGTCTCCATCAATGAAGACATGGTCGGCCACAAATTCGGTGAGTTCGCCCCCACCCGTACTTATTACGGCCATGGCGCGGACAAGAAGGCAAAGAGGAAGTAA
- the tuf gene encoding elongation factor Tu, giving the protein MAKGKFERNKPHVNIGTIGHVDHGKTSLTAAITKYFGEYKAYDQIDAAPEEKARGITISTAHVEYETPARHYAHVDCPGHADYVKNMITGAAQMDGAILVVSAADGPMPQTREHILLARQVGVPALVVFLNKVDLVDDAELLELVELEVRELLSKYEYPGDDIPMIKGSAVAALQDGDKKIGEDAIRELMAAVDAYIPTPERPINLPFLLPIEDVFSISGRGTVVTGRVERGIVKVGEEVEIIGIKDTSKTTVTGVEMFRKLLDQGQAGDNIGALIRGVDREGVERGQVLAKPGSVKPHKKFKAEAYILTKDEGGRHTPFFTNYRPQFYFRTTDVTGIVSLPEGTEMVMPGDNITVDVELIVPIAMEERLRFAIREGGRTVGAGIVAAIVE; this is encoded by the coding sequence ATGGCAAAAGGTAAATTCGAGCGTAATAAGCCTCATGTGAACATCGGCACGATTGGTCACGTTGACCATGGCAAGACGTCGCTGACGGCTGCGATCACCAAGTATTTTGGTGAGTACAAGGCTTATGACCAGATCGACGCAGCGCCTGAAGAAAAGGCTCGCGGCATCACGATTTCGACGGCTCACGTCGAGTATGAGACGCCTGCGCGCCACTATGCACACGTCGATTGCCCAGGCCACGCTGACTATGTGAAGAACATGATCACCGGTGCTGCCCAGATGGATGGCGCGATTTTGGTTGTTTCGGCCGCTGACGGCCCGATGCCCCAGACCCGCGAGCACATTCTTCTGGCCCGTCAGGTTGGTGTTCCTGCACTCGTGGTGTTCCTGAACAAGGTCGACCTGGTCGACGACGCCGAGCTTCTGGAACTGGTTGAGCTGGAAGTGCGCGAACTTCTTTCGAAGTACGAATATCCGGGCGACGACATTCCGATGATCAAGGGTTCGGCGGTTGCTGCCCTTCAGGACGGCGACAAGAAGATCGGCGAAGACGCGATCCGCGAACTGATGGCGGCTGTTGATGCCTACATCCCGACGCCAGAGCGTCCGATCAATCTGCCATTCCTGCTGCCGATCGAAGACGTATTCTCGATCTCGGGCCGTGGCACGGTTGTGACCGGTCGCGTCGAGCGTGGCATCGTCAAGGTTGGCGAAGAAGTCGAGATCATCGGCATCAAGGACACCTCGAAGACGACGGTGACCGGCGTTGAAATGTTCCGCAAGCTGCTCGATCAGGGCCAGGCTGGCGACAACATCGGCGCGCTGATCCGCGGTGTTGACCGTGAAGGCGTTGAGCGTGGTCAGGTTCTGGCCAAGCCAGGTTCGGTGAAGCCGCACAAGAAGTTCAAGGCAGAAGCCTACATTCTGACCAAGGACGAAGGTGGCCGTCACACGCCGTTCTTCACCAACTACCGTCCGCAGTTCTATTTCCGCACGACGGACGTGACCGGTATTGTGTCGCTTCCCGAAGGCACCGAAATGGTGATGCCGGGCGACAACATCACGGTTGACGTGGAACTGATCGTGCCGATCGCGATGGAAGAGCGCCTGCGCTTCGCTATCCGCGAAGGCGGCCGCACCGTCGGCGCCGGCATCGTCGCGGCAATCGTCGAGTAA